One segment of Arthrobacter sp. MMS18-M83 DNA contains the following:
- the ndk gene encoding nucleoside-diphosphate kinase encodes MSIERTLVLIKPDGVARNLSGSILARIESKGYSLVELKKVNATRELLEEHYEEHLGKPFYEPLVEFMLSGPVVAAIFEGHRVIEGFRSLAGTTDPTTAAPGTIRGDFGRDWGLAVQQNLVHGSDSVDSAEREIKIWFGA; translated from the coding sequence GTGAGCATTGAGCGCACCCTTGTACTGATCAAGCCCGACGGCGTCGCCCGCAACCTGAGCGGCAGCATCCTCGCCCGCATAGAGTCCAAGGGATACTCCTTGGTCGAATTGAAGAAGGTCAACGCCACCCGCGAGCTGCTGGAGGAGCACTACGAAGAGCACCTCGGCAAGCCGTTTTACGAGCCGCTGGTTGAGTTCATGCTCAGCGGCCCGGTTGTCGCCGCCATTTTCGAGGGCCATCGCGTGATCGAGGGCTTCCGCTCCCTTGCCGGAACCACGGACCCGACGACGGCGGCACCGGGCACCATCCGCGGTGACTTCGGCCGCGACTGGGGCCTGGCCGTGCAACAGAACCTGGTGCACGGTTCCGACTCGGTTGATTCCGCCGAGCGCGAGATCAAGATCTGGTTCGGCGCGTAG
- a CDS encoding vitamin K epoxide reductase family protein — protein sequence MPSPASPNLANNNSLSLRQEKTGKDNAGKSPDGGNAADAAVPRMVRDRPIAWLLLVTGAIAWLASGALVLEKLQVLIDPNHATVCDVNPWVSCGSVMKTPQSSVFGFPNMFIGIVAFAVIITTAMAIFAGAKFARWYWVGLQTGVTLGFIFIVWLWSQALYVIHVLCPFCMVVWACMIPLFVFVTIRNMVHGVIPAPARLAKILGESGWIISALLYVAVIASIFFAFINVFIGTSGY from the coding sequence ATGCCGAGCCCCGCCAGCCCGAACCTGGCCAATAACAACTCCCTCTCCCTCCGGCAAGAGAAAACCGGGAAGGACAACGCAGGGAAAAGCCCCGATGGGGGAAACGCCGCCGACGCGGCCGTGCCGCGCATGGTCCGCGACCGGCCCATTGCGTGGTTGCTGCTCGTCACCGGCGCCATAGCCTGGCTGGCATCCGGCGCGCTCGTCCTCGAGAAATTGCAGGTCCTCATCGACCCGAACCACGCAACGGTCTGCGACGTCAATCCGTGGGTGTCCTGCGGCAGTGTCATGAAGACACCGCAGAGTTCGGTCTTCGGCTTCCCCAACATGTTCATCGGCATCGTAGCCTTTGCCGTGATCATCACCACGGCCATGGCCATCTTTGCGGGGGCCAAGTTCGCCCGCTGGTACTGGGTCGGGCTTCAGACCGGCGTGACACTGGGCTTCATCTTCATCGTGTGGCTGTGGTCGCAGGCTTTGTATGTCATTCACGTCTTGTGCCCGTTCTGCATGGTGGTGTGGGCATGCATGATTCCGCTTTTCGTGTTCGTGACCATCAGGAACATGGTGCATGGGGTCATTCCGGCGCCCGCCCGCTTGGCCAAGATCCTAGGCGAATCCGGTTGGATCATTTCCGCGCTCCTCTACGTTGCCGTGATCGCGAGCATCTTCTTTGCCTTCATCAACGTCTTCATTGGCACATCGGGCTACTGA